One genomic window of Desulfuromonas sp. AOP6 includes the following:
- a CDS encoding SDR family oxidoreductase, translating to MSATYENVKIDLQQSPRVWLVTGCAGFIGSNLLEALLQLGQSVVGLDNFSTGKQANLDEVCSLVTKEQWARFRFVEGDIRDLLTCQNACTGVDYVLHQAALGSVPRSIDDPLTSHASNVNGQLHMLVAARDQGVKRFVYAASSSTYGDHPGLPKVEDVIGRPLSPYAVTKYVNELYAEVFSRCYGLETIGLRYFNVFGPRQDPDGAYAAVIPRWIAALLRGETIYINGTGETSRDFCYVQNAVQANLLAATATNPEAINQVYNVAVNARTNLLELFTLLRDGLAISHPDLTNVQPVHRDFRAGDVLHSQADVCKAASLFGYEATHSIVDGVRESLAWYEASLNPKPASCATNLIY from the coding sequence GTGTCAGCAACTTACGAAAATGTAAAAATCGACCTTCAACAGTCCCCTAGAGTTTGGCTCGTGACCGGCTGCGCCGGTTTTATTGGTTCCAACTTGCTGGAAGCTTTGCTCCAACTCGGCCAGAGCGTCGTCGGTCTGGATAACTTCTCCACTGGCAAACAGGCTAATCTTGACGAGGTTTGTTCTCTGGTGACTAAGGAGCAGTGGGCACGATTCCGTTTTGTCGAGGGTGATATCCGCGATCTGCTGACCTGTCAAAATGCCTGCACCGGGGTTGATTACGTGCTGCATCAGGCAGCGCTCGGTTCTGTGCCACGCTCCATCGACGATCCGCTTACCTCCCACGCCAGCAATGTCAACGGCCAACTGCACATGCTGGTGGCGGCACGGGATCAGGGTGTAAAGCGTTTTGTCTATGCGGCCAGCAGTTCGACCTACGGCGATCATCCCGGCTTGCCCAAGGTGGAAGATGTCATTGGTCGACCGCTGTCACCCTATGCGGTCACCAAGTATGTTAACGAATTGTATGCCGAGGTTTTCAGCCGTTGCTATGGGCTGGAAACGATCGGCCTGCGTTATTTCAACGTGTTCGGCCCGCGACAGGATCCGGACGGCGCCTATGCGGCAGTCATTCCCCGATGGATTGCCGCCCTCCTTCGAGGCGAGACGATTTATATCAACGGCACCGGGGAGACCAGTCGGGATTTCTGTTATGTACAGAATGCAGTGCAGGCCAATTTGCTGGCAGCAACGGCGACAAATCCTGAGGCGATCAACCAGGTTTACAATGTAGCGGTGAATGCGCGCACCAATCTTCTGGAGTTATTCACCTTGCTGCGGGATGGGCTTGCCATTAGCCACCCCGATTTGACCAATGTTCAACCCGTCCACCGTGATTTCAGAGCGGGTGATGTGCTGCATTCTCAGGCCGATGTCTGCAAAGCTGCCAGCCTGTTTGGGTACGAAGCGACGCACAGTATTGTTGACGGGGTGCGGGAATCGTTGGCTTGGTATGAGGCCAGCCTGAATCCGAAGCCTGCTTCTTGTGCAACGAACCTTATATATTAA
- a CDS encoding nucleotide sugar dehydrogenase, producing the protein MVTVEAIKKKQAKIALVGLGYVGLPLAAAFGKVAEVIGFDINEKRIAEFRRGYDATGELSSEQMASTRIDYTLDPARLKEASFYIVTVPTPIDEHRRPDLSPVESASRTIGRNLTPGSIVVFESTVYPGVTEEICVPILEAESGLKCGVDFKVGYSPERINPGDKVHTVDRIVKVVSGQDKETLETIASVYELVVTAGVHRAASIKVAEAAKVIENTQRDLNIALMNELAIIFGKLGIPTKDVLEAAGTKWNFLNFTPGLVGGHCIGVDPYYLTYKAEAIGYHPEVILAGRRINDGMGKYLAENTVKKLIKVGKAVKGARVLVLGLTFKENVPDIRNSKVIDIIRELQDYEVEVLVADPLADVDEARHEYGVKLVDVDAVGTVDAVVWTVAHDVYRQRFTPAALKMLCCDDGCGVVVDVKAVLERAEVENEGLRYWGL; encoded by the coding sequence GTGGTCACTGTAGAAGCAATTAAAAAGAAGCAAGCCAAAATTGCCCTTGTCGGCTTGGGTTACGTCGGTCTACCTCTGGCAGCGGCCTTCGGCAAGGTTGCCGAGGTGATTGGCTTCGATATTAATGAAAAGAGAATTGCTGAATTCAGGCGTGGTTATGATGCCACCGGAGAGCTTTCAAGTGAACAAATGGCGTCAACGCGTATCGATTACACCCTTGACCCGGCCCGATTGAAAGAGGCCAGTTTTTATATTGTCACCGTACCCACACCAATTGACGAACATCGCCGGCCCGACCTGAGTCCTGTTGAATCGGCGTCGCGCACTATCGGGCGCAATCTGACGCCAGGATCTATCGTTGTCTTCGAGTCGACGGTCTATCCCGGTGTGACCGAAGAGATTTGTGTGCCGATTCTGGAGGCCGAGTCGGGCCTGAAGTGCGGGGTCGATTTTAAGGTTGGCTATTCCCCTGAGCGGATCAACCCTGGCGATAAAGTGCACACCGTCGACAGAATCGTCAAGGTTGTTTCCGGGCAAGATAAGGAAACTCTTGAAACAATTGCCAGTGTCTACGAATTGGTCGTAACAGCCGGGGTGCACCGGGCAGCGTCGATCAAAGTGGCCGAGGCCGCCAAGGTCATTGAGAACACTCAGCGCGATCTCAATATCGCCCTCATGAACGAACTGGCCATCATCTTCGGCAAGCTTGGCATTCCGACCAAGGACGTTCTTGAGGCGGCAGGTACCAAGTGGAATTTTCTCAACTTCACCCCAGGATTGGTCGGCGGCCATTGTATAGGTGTCGACCCGTATTACCTCACCTACAAGGCAGAGGCCATCGGGTATCACCCTGAAGTTATTCTCGCCGGCCGGCGCATCAATGACGGAATGGGCAAATACTTGGCCGAAAATACAGTCAAGAAGCTCATCAAGGTTGGCAAGGCTGTCAAGGGGGCGCGGGTGCTGGTTCTTGGGCTGACCTTTAAAGAAAACGTGCCCGATATCCGTAACTCCAAAGTCATCGATATTATCCGCGAACTGCAGGATTACGAAGTCGAGGTGCTGGTGGCCGATCCCCTGGCTGATGTCGACGAAGCCCGGCATGAGTATGGGGTGAAACTGGTGGATGTGGATGCTGTCGGCACTGTTGATGCGGTGGTGTGGACCGTGGCTCATGACGTATATCGTCAGCGCTTTACCCCGGCTGCCCTGAAGATGCTCTGCTGTGATGACGGTTGTGGGGTGGTGGTGGATGTGAAGGCGGTGTTGGAACGAGCAGAGGTTGAGAATGAGGGTCTGCGTTACTGGGGTCTTTGA